A portion of the Stigmatella aurantiaca DW4/3-1 genome contains these proteins:
- a CDS encoding zinc-ribbon domain-containing protein, with translation MIVQCEQCQTRFKIPDEKVTEKGVKVRCTKCQHTFRVSRASTGATPGASAPPVPGPADGGFDPFERFGTAPEPKPGHSTRPGFFAEGIEASRSAPAPQAARLPPSPWNAMDSGMQGEVHDETTRVLPIQVPPEARPPVPSLPPLPFDPVPPVKTPSPVGAGRPGATPFKPSADTSPPGVSAVTARGPAAAPGGAPGPKAPAGARSSSVALPAVARPAPKPVAAQPEVPPAADLFAEFFANPGAAPSAPLPELPLDAPTALPPAAAPPGRAGGVGGMNASFGFGDKGSFGSVDTDLSEPAPDLGPPPEFDAAPRFSAPAPAPVAAPPPKPAPVAARRPSSTGVASVAAPSPAGRPVPTSSPPVGGGRPTPFPVPTSSAAVSAPGARPVPVAPVAPPAPGAPVSSMPFMDEDPFGPSTADLGGPAADLGFHAAPAPAPAPVAAPAPASFAFSEDDPFGSVGGDLSAPSQDELSAPVPAPLLGRSGPIAVPPAPAAPARPAPAMAPRSSAPMPADFEEFASPFAAAESPAAPAVPAFAPPGPMEFGMLGDDELGGGAGQPAAPAAPFQDPFASAAAAPPADPFAQAAEASGIPDPFAQAAEASGIPDPFAQAAEPRFSPTETGRQMLGSADPSQGFLTETSRHQTLSPTDTGRSRLDLPPRGMQEEIPGLEIGSAQGSGSLLDVPPEPEAPAVQESMPAPNLAGPSIARPAGRPADMGIPERRKPSAAQQVTGQVAYLTIAAGLLLALTAVGSVYLKEGRVDAAALSPATLLELVTPSDFVARNVSNGLYDTRGGGTVFYVRGEVENRSSKPVRIKVRSALYDGGQRVKATEGLAGKVPTPEELYGVTNEDSAGQLRTQLDAAATTIAPGARAPFIVLYHDFPQELGQLRLEVKMEAVPGESGQP, from the coding sequence ATGATCGTCCAGTGCGAGCAGTGCCAGACGCGATTCAAGATCCCTGACGAGAAGGTGACGGAGAAGGGGGTCAAGGTCCGCTGCACGAAGTGCCAGCATACCTTCCGTGTCTCCCGCGCCTCGACGGGAGCTACCCCCGGTGCGTCCGCTCCCCCTGTCCCAGGGCCCGCGGACGGGGGGTTCGACCCCTTTGAGCGCTTCGGGACCGCCCCCGAGCCCAAGCCGGGCCACTCCACCCGTCCCGGCTTCTTCGCCGAGGGGATCGAGGCGAGCCGGAGTGCGCCTGCCCCCCAGGCGGCACGGCTACCGCCGAGCCCCTGGAACGCCATGGACTCGGGCATGCAGGGGGAGGTCCACGACGAGACGACCCGCGTCCTGCCCATCCAGGTGCCCCCCGAGGCCCGGCCGCCGGTTCCGTCCCTGCCCCCGCTGCCCTTCGACCCCGTCCCCCCCGTCAAAACGCCCAGCCCGGTAGGGGCGGGGCGCCCGGGGGCCACGCCCTTCAAGCCGTCCGCGGACACCTCGCCGCCGGGGGTGTCGGCCGTGACCGCCCGGGGGCCCGCCGCGGCCCCAGGGGGTGCGCCCGGGCCCAAGGCCCCCGCGGGCGCCCGGAGTTCGTCGGTTGCCCTGCCCGCGGTCGCCCGGCCGGCCCCGAAGCCCGTCGCGGCTCAGCCCGAGGTTCCTCCCGCGGCGGACCTGTTCGCCGAATTCTTCGCGAACCCCGGGGCGGCCCCCTCCGCGCCCCTGCCCGAGCTTCCCCTGGATGCGCCCACCGCGCTGCCCCCCGCCGCCGCGCCCCCAGGCCGGGCCGGGGGGGTGGGTGGGATGAACGCCTCGTTCGGCTTCGGGGACAAAGGCTCCTTCGGCTCGGTGGACACGGACCTGAGCGAGCCCGCCCCCGATCTGGGGCCTCCGCCGGAGTTCGATGCCGCGCCCCGGTTCTCGGCGCCTGCTCCCGCCCCGGTGGCGGCCCCTCCGCCCAAGCCCGCGCCCGTGGCGGCCCGGCGGCCTTCGTCGACCGGGGTGGCGTCCGTTGCCGCGCCCAGTCCGGCGGGGCGCCCCGTGCCCACGAGTTCCCCTCCCGTGGGAGGGGGGCGGCCGACCCCGTTCCCGGTGCCCACCAGCTCCGCCGCCGTGTCCGCCCCCGGGGCCCGGCCGGTCCCCGTGGCCCCGGTGGCGCCCCCCGCCCCCGGGGCCCCGGTGTCCTCGATGCCCTTCATGGACGAGGACCCGTTCGGTCCGTCCACCGCGGACCTGGGAGGGCCCGCGGCCGACCTGGGCTTCCACGCGGCCCCCGCCCCCGCGCCCGCCCCCGTGGCGGCGCCCGCGCCCGCCTCGTTCGCGTTCTCGGAGGACGATCCGTTCGGCTCGGTGGGAGGGGACCTGAGCGCCCCCTCGCAGGATGAGCTCTCCGCGCCCGTGCCCGCGCCCCTGCTGGGACGCTCAGGGCCCATCGCCGTGCCCCCCGCCCCGGCGGCTCCGGCGCGGCCCGCCCCGGCCATGGCGCCTCGCTCGTCGGCGCCCATGCCCGCGGACTTCGAGGAGTTCGCCAGCCCCTTTGCCGCCGCGGAGAGCCCCGCCGCGCCGGCCGTCCCTGCCTTCGCCCCTCCCGGACCCATGGAGTTCGGGATGCTCGGGGACGATGAGCTCGGGGGCGGTGCCGGGCAGCCCGCCGCGCCGGCCGCCCCGTTTCAAGACCCGTTCGCCAGTGCCGCCGCGGCGCCCCCGGCCGATCCGTTCGCTCAGGCGGCCGAGGCCTCCGGCATCCCGGACCCATTCGCTCAGGCGGCCGAGGCCTCCGGCATCCCGGACCCATTCGCTCAGGCGGCCGAGCCCCGGTTCTCGCCGACGGAGACGGGCCGGCAGATGCTGGGCTCGGCGGACCCGTCCCAGGGGTTCCTCACCGAGACCAGCAGACACCAGACCCTCAGCCCCACGGACACGGGGCGCTCGCGGCTCGACCTGCCTCCCCGGGGGATGCAGGAGGAGATTCCGGGCCTGGAGATCGGGAGCGCCCAGGGCTCCGGTTCCCTGCTGGATGTGCCGCCCGAGCCGGAGGCCCCCGCGGTTCAGGAGTCCATGCCCGCGCCGAACCTGGCGGGGCCCTCCATTGCGCGGCCCGCCGGACGTCCGGCGGACATGGGCATCCCCGAGCGGCGCAAGCCGAGCGCCGCGCAGCAGGTGACCGGGCAGGTGGCCTACCTCACCATCGCCGCGGGATTGCTGCTGGCCCTCACCGCGGTGGGCAGCGTGTACCTGAAGGAGGGCCGGGTGGATGCGGCGGCCTTGTCCCCCGCGACCCTGCTGGAACTCGTGACGCCCAGCGACTTCGTGGCGCGCAACGTCTCGAATGGCCTCTACGACACGCGCGGGGGCGGGACGGTCTTCTATGTCCGGGGCGAGGTGGAGAACCGCTCCTCGAAGCCCGTGCGCATCAAGGTCCGCTCCGCGCTGTATGACGGTGGCCAGCGGGTGAAGGCCACGGAGGGGCTCGCCGGGAAGGTGCCCACCCCCGAGGAGCTCTATGGCGTCACGAATGAGGACTCCGCGGGCCAACTGCGCACGCAGCTGGATGCGGCGGCCACCACGATTGCCCCCGGGGCACGCGCGCCGTTCATCGTGCTCTACCACGACTTTCCGCAGGAACTCGGTCAGCTCCGGCTCGAAGTGAAGATGGAGGCGGTGCCCGGGGAGAGCGGTCAACCCTAG